The nucleotide sequence ACTGGTGTCAACCATGTAAGATCCTTTCCCCTATCCTAGATGAAATTGCTACTGAAATGGGAGACAAAGTTGTGGTGGGTAAAGTTAATGTCGACGATAATCAGGAACTAGCCGCGCAGTTTGGCGTTATGAGCATCCCAACGGTGATAATGTTTAAAGATGGAGATGCGGCTACCCAATGGGTAGGTGTTCAAGATAAGCAGACCTATATATCCGCAATTTCAAGTTAATTATGTATGATGTTGTTATTATTGGTGGAGGTCCTTCTGGTTTAACA is from Candidatus Roizmanbacteria bacterium CG_4_9_14_0_2_um_filter_38_17 and encodes:
- the trxA gene encoding thioredoxin yields the protein MSATVVNKDNFEEVVKNSDKPVLIDFYADWCQPCKILSPILDEIATEMGDKVVVGKVNVDDNQELAAQFGVMSIPTVIMFKDGDAATQWVGVQDKQTYISAISS